Proteins encoded by one window of Deinococcus radiodurans R1 = ATCC 13939 = DSM 20539:
- a CDS encoding electron transfer flavoprotein subunit beta/FixA family protein produces MNILTLVRQVPDAEARVKVAGSGVDLEGATLVVDGMDEYGVEEALRLREGGAPVDTIIALAVGPQRNEDALRTALAMGVDRAIHVETDEKIDAVSLSKIVAQVAQAENAGLILVGGQEADWDSQALGAATAERLGWPQLTWTNELKVEGDSVTGRHDVDEGNESFRAPLPAVVTTQQGLNEPRYPTLPNIMKAKKKELRKDSLDTYGVQPRVRTVNAEIQTRARLNKMIDGKDPQAAAAELLNLLRNEAKVIA; encoded by the coding sequence ATGAATATTCTGACTCTGGTACGGCAGGTGCCCGACGCCGAAGCCCGCGTGAAAGTGGCCGGCAGCGGTGTGGACCTCGAAGGCGCGACCCTGGTGGTCGACGGCATGGACGAGTACGGCGTGGAAGAAGCCCTGAGACTGCGTGAAGGCGGCGCTCCCGTGGACACCATCATCGCCCTGGCCGTCGGCCCGCAGCGCAACGAAGATGCCCTGCGCACCGCCCTGGCGATGGGTGTGGACCGCGCCATTCACGTGGAAACCGATGAGAAGATCGACGCGGTGAGCCTCAGCAAGATTGTCGCGCAGGTCGCGCAGGCCGAGAACGCCGGTCTGATTCTGGTCGGCGGGCAAGAAGCTGACTGGGACTCGCAGGCCCTGGGCGCCGCCACCGCCGAGCGCCTCGGCTGGCCGCAACTCACCTGGACCAACGAACTGAAGGTCGAGGGCGACAGCGTGACGGGCCGTCACGACGTGGACGAAGGCAATGAGAGCTTCCGCGCTCCCCTGCCCGCGGTGGTCACCACCCAGCAGGGCCTGAACGAGCCGCGTTACCCCACGCTGCCCAACATCATGAAGGCCAAGAAGAAGGAGCTGCGCAAGGACAGCCTCGACACCTACGGCGTGCAGCCCCGCGTGCGCACCGTGAACGCCGAGATCCAGACCCGCGCCCGCCTGAACAAGATGATCGACGGCAAGGACCCGCAGGCCGCCGCCGCCGAACTGCTCAACCTCCTGCGCAATGAAGCGAAGGTGATCGCCTGA
- a CDS encoding carboxymuconolactone decarboxylase family protein, giving the protein MSDDAPTTARQAIFGAQEERILDRLAALDPDLMAYIRDFAYDTVYERPGLDLKTKELLASVLLVSLGSPDELKTHLRGALRAGATEQEVREALLLCVPYLGFPRTVAAFSQLQSLLERQKKTPQPEPGSRSEESA; this is encoded by the coding sequence ATGTCCGACGACGCCCCCACCACCGCCCGGCAAGCCATTTTCGGCGCGCAGGAGGAGCGCATCCTCGACCGGCTCGCCGCGCTCGACCCCGACCTGATGGCGTATATCCGCGACTTCGCCTACGACACGGTGTACGAACGGCCCGGCCTCGACCTCAAGACGAAGGAACTGCTCGCCAGCGTGCTGCTCGTCTCGCTCGGCAGCCCCGACGAGCTCAAGACCCACCTGCGCGGTGCCCTGCGCGCCGGAGCGACAGAGCAGGAGGTTCGCGAAGCCCTGCTGCTGTGTGTCCCCTACCTCGGATTTCCACGCACGGTGGCGGCGTTCAGCCAGCTCCAAAGCCTGCTCGAACGCCAAAAGAAAACCCCCCAGCCGGAGCCGGGGAGTCGTTCAGAGGAAAGCGCTTAG
- a CDS encoding ATP-binding protein, with the protein MPRPRRLHVLGASGAGTTTLGRDLAAALQLGHFETDDFFWAPSDPPYHVKRAPEQRLSLLREALVDGDGWVLSGSLCGWGDPLMAEFDAVIFVTLPTPLRLERTRQRERARFGAQLDEGGAMHRRQLDFMAWSAGDDDPASSVGRSRLVHEAWLARLSCPVVRVDNAGTQADTLGEVLARLSALP; encoded by the coding sequence GTGCCTAGGCCACGCCGCCTGCATGTCCTGGGGGCTTCGGGAGCGGGAACGACGACGCTGGGACGGGATCTGGCCGCCGCATTGCAGCTCGGGCACTTCGAGACAGACGACTTCTTCTGGGCCCCGTCCGACCCGCCTTACCACGTTAAACGGGCACCCGAACAGCGCCTGAGCCTGCTTCGTGAAGCGTTAGTGGACGGCGATGGCTGGGTGCTCAGCGGCTCGCTGTGTGGCTGGGGCGACCCGCTGATGGCGGAGTTCGACGCGGTTATCTTCGTGACGTTGCCGACTCCGTTGCGGCTCGAGCGCACCCGCCAGCGCGAACGGGCGCGGTTCGGCGCGCAACTCGACGAAGGCGGCGCCATGCACCGGCGGCAGCTGGACTTCATGGCATGGTCGGCCGGTGACGACGACCCGGCGTCCAGCGTGGGCCGCAGCCGCCTGGTTCATGAAGCGTGGCTGGCGCGGCTTTCGTGCCCTGTCGTGCGGGTGGACAACGCCGGAACGCAGGCAGACACACTGGGCGAGGTGCTGGCCCGGCTGTCTGCCCTGCCTTGA